The genomic segment TTTTTAGCAAATGGCAGGAGATCAATTATTGATGAAAAGGTATAGTTTTTAAAAAATAGAACCAGGAAAAGACCGACCACTAAGCCAAGAGCTAGAAAGAGAATCTGTTGCAGAAGTGAAGGGCCGGATCGCACTGCAGCCAGTGAAAGTTGTTTGTCGTCCAGGGCGCTTTGATAAAACCTGGTGTGCTGCTTTCGACCACCATGAACTCTTTTGATTAATACTTTGGTCAGATCAGATACATTATGTTCACTGTCTGTTGTCATTTTGATTTTTCTCGTTGCTGACGAAGATGATGCTTTTAATGGAACTTTAAATATTTAATTTTCCACTCCCAAATATCTTCATAATCCATAACATCTATATACTCGCGCTCGGTGAATGATCCCGTACCATTCTTCTTGATGTACCTTTTATCAAAATAGATGTCTTCTATTTCATATCCATCACGGTCAAAGGCCTGGAAACCAACGCTTACTCTTATGGGATGATTCTTTCTGTTTCGAACTTTGGCTTTAAATGAATATCTGATATACCCTGATTTTCTGTCCTCAAGCCTTTTGGAGCTTATATCTGTTATCTCGACAGCTTTATTAGTATAGGTAGAACCTCTGCGAAATTTATTGGTGAGGCTTTGTGCTGGTATCGCTGTTATAAAGAACAGTAGAAAAATTATGGCTGATAATTTAGCTTTATTCATTCTAATTATTTTGTGATTTTTCCCGATAAGCGACGATTGAAATTCTGCAATATGTGTTTTTAAGTGGAAAACGAATTTATAGAGCATATAGCACTCTTCCCGCAAATCTTCTTTAAGGATTGAAAATATTATACAACTTTTGAGTTTAACCATAAGTAAGAGCGAAAAACGAGTTTTTTTGAACTAATTCGTGAAAACATCTGCAGTGGAAAAAAAAAAGAATTAAAAACAAAGGAACAGAAAATAACTTCAAATGGTACCGGGAAAAATGGGAATTCAGAGGTGGCTTAGTTTGTTTGAACAGCATTTGCTGTTTTTAAAGTGGAAGCTCTGCTTTTTTTTAAGCTGCCTTTTCAACTGTTGGCATCATGATGCTGTAGGCCTCGTCAGGAGTTCTTTTTCCCAACCGGGAATGAGGCCTGGATTGGTTGTACCATTCAAGATATTGGGTGATTGATCTCCTCGCCTCATTGACAGTATCATAAGCAAATAAATAGACTCGTTCGTATTTCACTGTTTTCCATAATCTTTCAACAAATATATTATCCCGCCAAGCACCGCGGCCGTCCATACTGATCCTGCAACCACGATCTTTCACCGCCTGGATAAACTCTTCCGAGGTAAACTGACTCCCCTGATCCGTATTCACTATCTCAGGTGTACCATGATGGGTGAACGCTTCTTTGAGAACATCAACCGCATGGCAAGCCTCAAGAGTGATAGCAATTTTAGCTGCCAGAACTTTCCTGCTGGCCCAATCAATAACAGCTGTCAAATAAACAAAACCCTTGGCCATGGGAATATAGGTAGTATCCAGCGCCCAAACCTGGTTGGATTAGTCAATGTTCTTTTCTCTTAAGAGATATGGATAGATTTTATGGCCTGGATGTTTTTTGCTCGTTCCCGGCTTCCGGTATAATGCCTCAACTCCCATGCGTTTCATCAGCGTTCCAAGATGCTTACGACCTACCGAGAAACCACTGCGACTCAGCTGGTCGCGAAGCATTCTGGTACCCATAAATGGGTGCTCCAGGTGCAGTTCATCAATTTTCCGCATCATCTTCAAGTCTCTATCATTTACTGGTTTTCGCTGATAATAAACGCTGCCACGGCTTATACCTACGATCTGAGCTTGTCTTTTTATCGATAGAGAATGGGTGCGGTCTATCATCGCTTTGCGCTCAGCAATCCCACCTTGGTGAGCGCACCTTCTAAAAAATCATTTTCCAATGTCAGCTGCCCTATCTTGGCATGCAGGGTTTTAAGGTCAACTGTTGGTTCAGCTGAAGTGCCTTTGCTAAATACAGATGCAGCATGTTCGCTCAATTGCTTTTTCCAAGTGGTGATTTGATTCGGATGTACTTCAAACTGCTGAGCCAACTCTGCCAGTGTTTTATCTCCAGCCATCGCGGCCATAGCGACTTTCGCCTTAAATGCTGCTGAGTGTTTCCTTCTCGTTCTTTTTGCCATTTTCTGCTCCTTCATTTAAGCCCTGTAATGGGTTCTATTGGTAGCAGATTTTCCACTTAACAGCTTGTTCAAATTTTCGGAGCCACTTCTGACCTTTGTTCCCCATAGAGCCTGCGTTATATCTTCAACACGACGAACAGAGACACCTGCCAGGTACATCTCGATCATGGCCTCTTCAACGGAGGATTCCCGTCTTCGGTAACGTTCGATAATCGCTGTTTCGAACTTCTGCTGCCGGAGTTTGGGCACTTTTAATTCCACCTCACCGGCTTTAGTGTGCAGGTTTCTCTTGTAATATCCGGCTCGGGTGTCTTTGCGAGCCTCACTGCGTTCATATCTTGAGGCATTACAGAGGGCATCTGCTTCGGCGTCAAGCATAGCATTGATGGTCTCCTCAACAGTTCCGCGGACGAGTTCTCCAAGATGATCTTGAATCTGAGATTCGTTAATCTCGATGACATTGCTTAATTTCTTTGTATAATCTCTTCTCATGGTGGCCTTTTCCTCTGGTTGATGGTTAACGTTTGGCGACTGCCAATTAACCATGTTGAGGCCACCTCTTCATTCTAAATGTGCGAAAATTATTATACGTTATCGCAAAGGGCTATTCAATTCCCAATATAGAGAGACAGATGACTTAAGAAAAAGAGGAAAACGGTGAAAAAGATATTTTGGCTTGAAATATATGGGATTTTTCGGGAATTAATGGGAGGTTGCGGGATCTCGCCTCAACAGTAGTGTTCAAAAAATGGTCGGAAATCTAATTTCAGAAAAATTACCGTTTTTTTTTCAAGACATAATAGTTTTGCAGATAAAACCAGAATTTTACTATTCAGGCCCTATTTGCGCTGTTTGCAAAACCAGTGGAATGATTTGTTAGTTATGCCTTCTTTTTTTTTGCTTTAATGAATGGAGTATATGTAACCTCTTTAAAATTAACAGAAAACGAAGAAGAACTTTTTTCTGCTTTATAAAAAGAAACATTAGGGTTTTGCCCCTGAATGATAAGAGAGATTATTTCCATATATGTATAGGGAATTTCTGCTCCAAAATATAAGCCTATTAAGGATTCAGTGGGATATGTATAAAGAGTACCTACCTGATTATGCAGTATTCTCCATTCCTTTTCGTGATTCCATGATGAATGTTTAGTTAAAAAGATTTCCAAAACTTGCTCTGGGTCTTCTTTTAGAAATAAAGATGGCGTGTCTAAAGTTGGAAAAGACTTACTATACTTGACGGGTTTAGCTTGATTGAATGGTTCGAATTTGGTGTCAAATTCTAAACAAAAACCTTTATGGCAATCACTGTAATGAGACCACATTAAAATATCGTTTTTCGTTTCAGAAAAGCAAGATATGCCTTTTGTATTTAACATACTATCTTTCATCTCATTGAAAAATTTTATCAATGAATTCTCAAGTAACTGTATAAACGCCTTATTTGGGTATATTCCATAAACAATATCAAATTCTGTTTTATTACTACACTCGCTCCTGAACTCGGCATGGAGCTTTGTTAATTTGCTT from the Desulfopila inferna genome contains:
- a CDS encoding DUF2971 domain-containing protein: MKIPTKLYKYESFSTRSLENLKNQGIYFASPKNFNDPFDCSIDANFKTISKSKLTKLHAEFRSECSNKTEFDIVYGIYPNKAFIQLLENSLIKFFNEMKDSMLNTKGISCFSETKNDILMWSHYSDCHKGFCLEFDTKFEPFNQAKPVKYSKSFPTLDTPSLFLKEDPEQVLEIFLTKHSSWNHEKEWRILHNQVGTLYTYPTESLIGLYFGAEIPYTYMEIISLIIQGQNPNVSFYKAEKSSSSFSVNFKEVTYTPFIKAKKKKA